CCCAGCGGTACCGGGAATACCGTGAGATATGCCCACAAAAAAGGCAAGACCATCATCGTCATCAATCCGGCTTCCCTTGATGTCACGCGGGAATAAGGCAAAAAAATCCCTTCTGAATCAAGCGTTGTGAAAACCGTGAAGTATTTCCCGATAGCGAATACGCATTGCACTGCTCAGTGATTATTGGAAACGTGTACAGCGTATGCTGCCCAGTTAACATCTCCACGGAAAACATCGAATTTTCACGGCTTCGCAAAAACGGAAAGTGTCACCTTATGGACAGTCCATTGCCGAGGGAAAAATAAATCGCTGGAAACGGGAACGCCCCCGGCACTGTGCGTCTGGCACAGTGTCGGGGGCGTTTTTCCGTGTCTTAGTTATGAGCCAGTTCATTTAGGAGCAGCTTTCGATAGTCCACATCCAAGACGCAGCGATGGAAGTCCATCAGACGGTGTTCGTCGAACAGCTTTTCACAGAGCTTGGTCAGCGGATGATTCATCAGCTTTGCAGAAATGCCAGTCTCGTTGAAAAACCTTGCCCATGTGAAGACCTCTTCTAAATCCTCCTGCCCAAGCGTGGCAGGAATGATGGCGTTGCTGAGACGGACAATGGGGCTGTCCGCAAATCGCTCTGCGACTTCCTCCGGTGTGCATTCATAGCGGTCACAGTCAAAGGAAAGCGCATCCTCAATTTTAAGATAATTTTCGGTTTCATCCCGCGTCAAGGTTATGGTGTAGTCTCCCATACCGGACGGCACATCAATATTCTCCATGACATCAAGCTCGTAACGGGATCCGCCGATGATCGCTTCAAAGGAGAAGGACTGACAGATTACTGCTGGGTTCTTGTCTATCTTGTCCTCATTCAGAAAGGACAGCGGATTGTACTCTGTTAGTTCCCAGTTGATTTTTCCTCTCTCTGTTTGCTCGGCAATCTGCTGGATTAGATGTTGTTCTTCTTCGTGCAGATTTTCATTGTACATCATGATACACCTCCATTTTCTGATTCTCGTTTTTTGGGGGTTGCTTTATGTTTCCGAAGAGACTGCCGTTTGTATCATCATTCCTTGGCTGAGGGCAGACCTTCGTAAAATTTCCTCAGTTCGTCCAGACTGCTTGTACGATTCTTGATAGGCAGGGAGTCCCATGTGATGTCATGATAGCGTTCCGGCGGCTCGTCCCGCAGTCTTCGGTCGATAATGCAGACAATGCCGGTGTCTGTGAAATTGCGGATCAATCGCCCGATGCCCTGCTTGAGCTTGATAATCATTTCGGGAACGCGGACATCCATCAGAGCGTCCTTTGCGACGGAACACTTATACTCGATAATTGGATCGGGGACAGGGAACGGAAGCCGGAAAATGATGACATTGGAAAGGCTTTTTCCTTCAATGCTGATACCTTCCCAATATGCACCCGTCCCCAGAAGCACGGAGTTCGTATCTTCCTTAAACTCAAGCAGCACCTTGTCCTGCGACGATCCCGGCTGCTGCATCAGGATTTTGTACGGAAGATTTTTCTTACTGAGAATGGAGTAGACCTCTTCCATGTCGGTCTTTGCCGTAAACAGCACGAGTGCCTTTCCATTGGAAATGTTCAGGATCTCAAGCAGCCGCTCCACGCCCTTTTCAATGAAGGCTTCATGTTCTCTGGTCGGGTGCGGGAGATCGTCGCAATAGTAGATCATGGCGTGTTCATCGTATGGATATGGGGAAGGCTTTGGCTCGGATAAGCAGCCGCGATCACCAGCGGGAAAGCCGGTATTGCTGATAAAGTAAGAATACTGTTCTTCCAGAGACCCGCTCGTGGCGTTCGTCAGCGTGGCAGAGGTCAAGATGGTTCTTTCATCACCATTGAAGTATAGGCGGCTCACAATTTCTTTTGTGTTTTTAGGGCAATAGACGAGTTCCGTGTTGCTGCCGTGCTGCTCAATCCAGATCAGCATATCATCTATCTGGTCAAGAAGCTCTGAAAGGGACTCGCTGACGGCATCCAGATCATCAGAGGCAGCAAAGGAACGGTTGTTTCTGAAATCCATGCTGGAATAAATCTGAATGCTGGACGAAAGGTTGTGTATGGCGGCGTTCATCTCGGTAAGCAGTTCAATCGCACTGCCATTGTTGTCGAAGAAAAAGCGGTCAGCGTAGCGCATATCCTGTTCTGCCTCGTTGATCTGCTTTTGGACTTGTGCTTTCAGGCAGTTATAGAAGGCGATGATTGCGCTCTCTGCCTCTCGCTTTTCACCTGACACACTGCTCTGGTCAAAGGATCGCAGCTCATAGAATGCGCTCTTAATCATTCCAAAGAGCATACCTTGCCCGAAACGCTCCGTTGTGGCACTCCGCACCTTATCATCCAAGTTGTGTGCTTCATCCACGACAAGCAGATCAGCGGCGGCGTTAATCAGCCCTTCCTGACCGCGCCGGAGTTTCATGAGATGCTGGGTTAAAAAATCCTGATTGCACAGTACCACTCCATCCGTAAACTTTAATGCTGCGCGGACTTTGTAATACTTGCACTTCTTTTCACAGGAGCCACAATTCTTCATGCTGAACCGCTGCACGTTTACCTTGTCCCAGACTCCTTGCGGCAAAACCTCCGGGAAATCCTTGCGTTCCTCATACCCTTGCTTGATTCCTTCTTTGATCGCGTCCGGTGGGTCTGCTTTCGGGTCACACATATACTCATCTGCGCGTTTGTTGCAGAGATAATGGGTCTGTCCTTTTGCGAGGATAACATCTCTGTTCAGCCCAAGAAGGGGCATTACCGCGTGGACATCGCGCCAGAGCTGTTCTTGAAGCGCAATGGTCGAGGTTGCGATGATAACCGGCTTGTTCATGCGTTTGCTGTACAGCAGCACCGGCACAAGATAACCAAAGGACTTTCCAATGCCCACGCCAGCTTCAATCGCAAAATGCTGATCGTTTATGAGGGCGTCCACAATCTCAAAGGACATATCCTGCTGCCCCTCACGCATTTCCAATCCATGCTGCGGGGCTTCATCCCAAAAGAAGGTGCTGACTTGCTCACTCATGGAGTACAGCTCTGCTTTTCTGCGCTTTTTCCGTTCCTCCGATGTATTGAATCCAAAATAGAATCTGTTGTCCATCCACATTCCTCCCGGAATAGAAACCAAGGCTATCCGCGTTTCAGTTCAATGCTGACGTTTCCGTTCTCGTCGATGGTCAGCGTCATGTGCCTGATGTGCTTCTCATAGAACTGCCGCCGCTCTGCGGGAGACATTTCGATCCTCGTGTTTCGCAGAGCAGCGTCAAACATATCGTTGACGTTCAGGTGAACGGAGTTGTCAATCCAGCGGTACATCTCCTTGAATAGTGCGTTTTTCTTGATGTCCTCGCTGTTGCCGGAGTAGAAGTCATCCAGATAGCAGTAGAATATCCCGGATTCTGCAAGTGCCGCCTTCATATCCGGTCCGCATTTTTCCCGCTCGATCATGACAAGAAATCTGGCGTCCGGCAAGGAAGAAATCAGCCCCCAGTAGTCGGAATCACTTGAGACGATGACGAAGGAATCCACTTGCTTCTGGTAGTGTTCCTGACAGGCTCTTGCGGTGAGTTTGATGTCTACCAGTGACTTGTTCTGCTTGATCCGCTCAATCATGATATGTTCAA
The genomic region above belongs to Vescimonas coprocola and contains:
- a CDS encoding ATP-dependent DNA helicase, which translates into the protein MDNRFYFGFNTSEERKKRRKAELYSMSEQVSTFFWDEAPQHGLEMREGQQDMSFEIVDALINDQHFAIEAGVGIGKSFGYLVPVLLYSKRMNKPVIIATSTIALQEQLWRDVHAVMPLLGLNRDVILAKGQTHYLCNKRADEYMCDPKADPPDAIKEGIKQGYEERKDFPEVLPQGVWDKVNVQRFSMKNCGSCEKKCKYYKVRAALKFTDGVVLCNQDFLTQHLMKLRRGQEGLINAAADLLVVDEAHNLDDKVRSATTERFGQGMLFGMIKSAFYELRSFDQSSVSGEKREAESAIIAFYNCLKAQVQKQINEAEQDMRYADRFFFDNNGSAIELLTEMNAAIHNLSSSIQIYSSMDFRNNRSFAASDDLDAVSESLSELLDQIDDMLIWIEQHGSNTELVYCPKNTKEIVSRLYFNGDERTILTSATLTNATSGSLEEQYSYFISNTGFPAGDRGCLSEPKPSPYPYDEHAMIYYCDDLPHPTREHEAFIEKGVERLLEILNISNGKALVLFTAKTDMEEVYSILSKKNLPYKILMQQPGSSQDKVLLEFKEDTNSVLLGTGAYWEGISIEGKSLSNVIIFRLPFPVPDPIIEYKCSVAKDALMDVRVPEMIIKLKQGIGRLIRNFTDTGIVCIIDRRLRDEPPERYHDITWDSLPIKNRTSSLDELRKFYEGLPSAKE